The uncultured Trichococcus sp. DNA window GGTGAGCCGATGCAGGAAATCCAGCAAGTCATCGCCAACCAGCAATATCTGCAAGCTTGTTTGAAAGAAATCCAAGGGTAGGGGGAAGAAAAGATGTTTGATAACAATGTATTCAAAAAAGATACCTGCAAAAATATCGTAGAAAACGGCACGACAATCGGTTACGGACTGCAGACACTGATCACTTACTACCGTGGGATTCCTTTATCGATGGTAGAATTCGTAAAAGTCGCTGTCGATGGCGTTGAGGAAGAACCAACCGCAATCCAGATTTCGATCGATGAGGAAGATTGGTTCACTCTGAAGGAAGCTGCGACAGTGTCTTCCTACAAATGGGAATAC harbors:
- a CDS encoding DUF6379 domain-containing protein, whose product is MFDNNVFKKDTCKNIVENGTTIGYGLQTLITYYRGIPLSMVEFVKVAVDGVEEEPTAIQISIDEEDWFTLKEAATVSSYKWEYGEPLHIRVMKEGGLANGNHDVALTIATRTAYIPVPLVGMKERTVTI